The proteins below come from a single Afipia felis ATCC 53690 genomic window:
- the mfd gene encoding transcription-repair coupling factor encodes MKSPVRSPAALLAPGRALTLANTAEGAEGLIVSDLARAVAARKEPPAVSLAVLCRDGARMAQLARALEFFAPDVAVMQFPGWDCQPYDRVSPHGGILAQRLTTLARLSRLAGGGDKPLVVLTSVNAVVQRVPSREAMAAQALSVAPGHRVPMDSITAWLEHNGYSRTSTVREPGEYAVRGGILDLFPAGLDQPVRFDFFGDTLESIRTFDAETQRTLLDMRALDLVPVSEFQLTTETIRRFRMGYVAQFGAPDRDDQLYEAVSEGRRHPGMEHWQPLFVEKMDTLFDYLDGTPFAIEAQAEDAVRERYKQIGDYYEARREAMEQPGGGAVYKPLPPEKLYLAESEWTEKLTAQSLARMTPFAMPEGEGVIDIGARQGRDFAPERADASVNVFEAVVAHVNSLHAERKKVVVALWSEGSRERMASMLKDHKLIALTNVNTWRMVQATPRNETMLAVVGLESGFETESLALITEQDILGDRLVRARKSSRKVENFISEVTSLATGDLVVHVEHGIGRYIGLQTLEVSGAPHDCLELHYANNAKLYLPVENIELLSRYGSEQAGVELDRLGGGGWQARKAKLKNRIREIAGDLIKIAAERQLHEAPKFPVHQGLYDEFCARFPHDETEDQLGAITASLDDLNAGKPMDRLVCGDVGFGKTEVALRAAFAVALEGKQVAVVVPTTLLARQHAKNFTERFRGFPVTVAQASRLVSAKELRETKKGMAEGSVDIVVGTHALLGKTIKFKNLGLIIVDEEQHFGVSHKERLKQLRAEVHVLTLSATPIPRTLQLALTGVRDLSIIASPPVDRLAVRTFVAPFDPLMIREALLRERYRGGQAFYVCPRIDDLAEAKDFLDKNVPEMKVAVAHGQMPPSVIEDIMSAFYDGKFDILLSTTIVESGLDIPNANTLIVHRADMFGLAQLYQLRGRVGRSKLRAYALFTLPAQRSITAQAERRLKVLQSLENLGAGFQLASHDLDIRGSGNLLGEEQSGHIKEVGFELYQQMLEEEILNLKAGISAPVEDRWSPQITLGMPVLIPEDYVADLAVRLSLYRRLADFQSDDEIADFGAEMRDRFGPLPDEVRFLFKLASIKNYCRRANIEKLDAGPKGASISFRNNSFAEPERLVYFIRQYGQAAKVRPDMKVVFLQEWATPEDRMEGVTDILRQLANLAEGRKAA; translated from the coding sequence ATGAAGTCGCCCGTCCGCTCGCCGGCCGCGCTGCTTGCGCCCGGCCGCGCTCTGACTCTTGCCAATACTGCCGAGGGTGCGGAGGGACTGATCGTCTCCGATCTCGCGCGGGCGGTGGCCGCACGTAAGGAGCCGCCTGCCGTCAGCCTCGCAGTGCTGTGTCGAGACGGCGCGCGAATGGCGCAACTCGCCCGCGCGCTCGAATTCTTCGCGCCTGATGTCGCGGTGATGCAATTTCCGGGTTGGGACTGTCAGCCTTACGACCGTGTGTCGCCACATGGCGGTATTCTCGCGCAGCGTTTGACCACTCTGGCGCGCTTGTCGCGTTTGGCAGGAGGCGGCGACAAGCCGCTCGTCGTTCTCACCAGCGTCAACGCCGTCGTGCAGCGTGTGCCGTCGCGGGAGGCTATGGCGGCGCAGGCGCTGTCCGTCGCGCCGGGACACCGTGTGCCGATGGATTCCATCACGGCATGGCTCGAACACAACGGCTACAGCCGCACCTCGACGGTGCGCGAGCCGGGCGAATACGCCGTGCGTGGCGGCATCCTCGATCTGTTTCCGGCGGGTCTCGACCAGCCGGTGCGGTTCGACTTCTTCGGCGACACGCTGGAATCGATCCGCACGTTCGACGCCGAGACGCAGCGCACGCTGCTCGACATGCGCGCGCTCGACCTCGTGCCGGTATCGGAATTCCAGCTCACGACCGAGACCATTCGCCGCTTCCGCATGGGCTACGTCGCGCAGTTCGGCGCGCCGGACCGCGACGATCAGCTTTACGAGGCGGTGAGCGAAGGTCGCCGCCATCCCGGCATGGAGCACTGGCAGCCGTTGTTCGTCGAGAAGATGGATACGCTGTTTGATTATCTCGACGGTACGCCGTTCGCGATCGAGGCGCAGGCCGAGGACGCAGTGCGCGAACGCTACAAGCAGATCGGCGACTATTACGAGGCGCGGCGCGAAGCGATGGAGCAACCTGGAGGCGGTGCGGTCTACAAGCCTCTGCCGCCGGAAAAGCTCTATCTTGCTGAGAGCGAATGGACCGAGAAGCTTACCGCGCAGTCGCTGGCGCGGATGACGCCGTTCGCGATGCCGGAAGGCGAGGGCGTGATCGACATCGGTGCGCGGCAGGGTCGCGATTTTGCGCCGGAACGTGCCGACGCATCCGTCAATGTATTCGAAGCCGTGGTAGCTCACGTCAACAGTCTACACGCCGAGCGCAAAAAGGTCGTCGTCGCGCTATGGAGCGAAGGCTCCCGCGAGCGCATGGCGAGCATGCTCAAGGATCACAAGCTCATCGCGCTGACCAACGTCAACACCTGGCGGATGGTGCAGGCAACCCCGCGCAACGAGACCATGCTTGCGGTGGTCGGTCTCGAGTCCGGTTTCGAGACCGAGAGCCTCGCGCTCATCACCGAGCAGGACATTCTCGGCGACCGCCTCGTGCGTGCACGCAAGTCGAGCCGCAAGGTCGAGAATTTCATCTCCGAGGTCACGTCGCTTGCGACCGGCGATCTCGTGGTCCATGTCGAGCACGGCATTGGCCGCTATATCGGCCTGCAGACGCTGGAAGTCTCCGGCGCGCCGCACGACTGCCTCGAGCTTCACTATGCCAACAATGCCAAACTCTATCTGCCGGTGGAGAACATCGAACTGCTGTCGCGCTACGGCTCGGAGCAGGCGGGCGTCGAGCTCGATAGGCTGGGCGGCGGCGGATGGCAGGCCCGCAAGGCGAAGCTGAAGAACCGCATTCGCGAGATCGCGGGTGACCTGATTAAGATCGCGGCCGAGCGGCAATTGCATGAGGCGCCGAAATTTCCGGTGCATCAGGGGCTCTACGACGAATTCTGCGCACGCTTCCCGCACGACGAGACCGAAGACCAGTTGGGCGCGATCACCGCTTCGCTCGACGATCTCAATGCAGGCAAGCCGATGGATCGTCTCGTTTGTGGCGATGTCGGTTTTGGCAAGACCGAAGTGGCGCTGCGAGCGGCCTTTGCGGTGGCGCTCGAGGGCAAACAAGTTGCCGTCGTGGTGCCGACCACGCTGCTGGCTCGCCAGCATGCGAAGAACTTCACCGAGCGCTTCCGTGGTTTCCCCGTCACCGTCGCGCAGGCTTCACGTCTTGTGAGCGCCAAGGAATTGCGCGAGACCAAGAAGGGGATGGCGGAGGGTAGCGTTGACATCGTTGTGGGCACCCACGCGCTGCTCGGCAAGACCATCAAGTTCAAGAACCTCGGCCTCATCATCGTGGACGAGGAGCAACATTTCGGCGTCTCACACAAGGAGCGGCTGAAGCAACTGCGCGCCGAGGTGCATGTGCTGACGCTGTCGGCGACGCCGATCCCACGCACGCTACAGTTGGCTCTGACCGGCGTGCGCGATCTGTCGATCATCGCTTCGCCGCCGGTCGATCGCCTTGCGGTGCGCACGTTCGTCGCGCCGTTTGATCCGCTGATGATCCGCGAGGCATTGCTGCGCGAGCGCTATCGCGGTGGACAGGCATTCTATGTCTGTCCGCGTATCGACGATCTCGCGGAAGCCAAGGATTTCCTCGACAAGAACGTGCCGGAGATGAAGGTCGCGGTTGCGCACGGCCAGATGCCGCCGAGCGTGATCGAGGACATCATGTCGGCGTTCTACGACGGTAAGTTCGACATCCTGCTCTCCACCACGATCGTCGAATCCGGCCTCGACATTCCGAACGCAAACACCTTGATTGTTCATCGCGCTGATATGTTCGGCCTCGCGCAGCTTTATCAGTTGCGCGGTCGCGTCGGACGCTCGAAGCTGCGTGCTTACGCGCTGTTTACGTTGCCTGCGCAGCGCTCGATCACAGCGCAGGCCGAGCGTCGCCTGAAGGTGCTGCAGTCGCTCGAAAATCTTGGCGCTGGTTTCCAGTTGGCTTCCCACGATCTCGACATTCGCGGCTCGGGCAATCTGCTCGGTGAGGAACAGTCGGGTCACATCAAGGAGGTCGGATTCGAGCTTTATCAGCAGATGCTGGAGGAGGAGATTCTCAACCTCAAGGCCGGTATTTCCGCGCCCGTCGAGGATCGCTGGTCGCCGCAGATCACGCTCGGCATGCCGGTGCTCATTCCGGAGGATTATGTCGCAGACCTCGCCGTGCGGCTGTCGCTCTATCGCCGTCTGGCGGATTTCCAGAGCGACGACGAGATTGCCGATTTCGGTGCGGAAATGCGCGATCGTTTCGGTCCACTGCCGGACGAGGTGCGTTTCCTGTTCAAGCTCGCGTCGATCAAGAACTACTGCCGTCGCGCCAATATCGAGAAGCTCGATGCTGGTCCGAAGGGCGCATCAATCAGCTTCCGCAACAATAGCTTTGCGGAGCCCGAGCGGCTGGTCTATTTCATCCGGCAATATGGGCAGGCCGCGAAGGTGCGGCCCGATATGAAGGTGGTGTTCCTGCAGGAGTGGGCGACGCCCGAAGATCGCATGGAAGGTGTCACCGACATCCTTCGTCAATTGGCCAATCTCGCTGAAGGCCGCAAAGCTGCGTAA
- a CDS encoding PRC-barrel domain-containing protein, translating into MKKTVLLGLTAALIATPAFAQSTMSPATTSPAPAATIGSAPSAAPTFARVSSDEMFTSKLKGLNVYNQNNESIGEISDIAITKDNQVQALILSVGGFLGMGEHYVAVAPSSVHVMYDQSSKKWKATMNTTKEALKAAPEFKYPTTG; encoded by the coding sequence ATGAAGAAAACCGTATTGCTTGGTCTCACTGCCGCATTGATCGCCACACCGGCATTCGCCCAATCCACAATGAGCCCGGCGACCACATCGCCGGCGCCTGCAGCAACAATCGGCAGCGCGCCATCCGCGGCGCCGACCTTCGCGCGCGTCTCCAGCGACGAGATGTTCACATCCAAGCTGAAAGGCCTGAACGTCTACAATCAGAACAATGAATCGATCGGCGAGATTTCCGACATCGCCATTACCAAGGACAATCAGGTGCAGGCGCTGATCCTGTCGGTCGGTGGTTTCCTCGGCATGGGCGAACACTATGTCGCCGTTGCACCTTCCTCGGTGCACGTGATGTACGACCAATCCAGCAAGAAGTGGAAGGCGACGATGAACACAACGAAGGAAGCGCTCAAGGCAGCGCCTGAATTCAAGTATCCCACCACCGGCTAA
- a CDS encoding GGDEF domain-containing protein, which produces MSQSGPIVVVSNETYAPLHKALLEAKIFPAVDSTWREAAAAITRVKPCAVIVAGPYEPAALEDIGRRVETLSPYVPLIAIDPGSTPLPHNALPLTEIGGRGARRLAVRLNAALRLRALHATVLRRARDTRLTELQMPTDDPLQDATVLLAGRGGSFPALSVALGERMGIVGALSIEQAAKHLNARTLDGIVIGGGFTQRVVEAFLQVLSEDSRHRNLPVIVSGVPLSLHPYDLPNLEAGATDAAGTVAIAAPLIRQKAFEARLERASRSIEAGGLLDPRTGLLTETAFSRDLSRLIADSHAQGAGLSVASFTLSTNNDRSRFDAARIIGQLMRRMDFGTLQSDGTIVVVFAGTSSIDGRSIARRLASVLKQTVVGPKPNGKLTSDVAVTSLLPNDSESSLLARLHLSEAQAAS; this is translated from the coding sequence ATGTCCCAGTCCGGCCCCATCGTCGTCGTCTCCAACGAAACATATGCGCCGCTCCACAAGGCGCTATTGGAGGCGAAGATCTTTCCCGCCGTCGACAGCACCTGGCGGGAGGCTGCAGCTGCGATTACACGGGTGAAACCGTGCGCGGTGATCGTCGCAGGGCCGTACGAGCCCGCTGCGCTCGAGGACATCGGCCGCCGCGTCGAAACCCTAAGTCCCTATGTGCCGCTGATCGCGATCGATCCGGGGAGCACGCCTCTGCCTCACAACGCGCTCCCGCTGACCGAGATTGGCGGCCGCGGCGCGCGGCGACTCGCCGTGCGCCTGAACGCCGCGCTGCGGCTGCGTGCTTTGCACGCAACCGTGCTGCGACGGGCGCGCGATACGAGGCTCACCGAATTGCAGATGCCGACCGACGATCCGCTGCAGGATGCGACCGTACTGCTCGCCGGACGCGGCGGCTCGTTTCCCGCGCTTTCCGTTGCGCTCGGCGAGCGGATGGGCATCGTCGGCGCGCTCAGCATCGAACAGGCCGCCAAACATCTCAACGCACGCACGCTCGACGGCATCGTGATCGGCGGCGGTTTCACGCAGCGCGTGGTAGAAGCTTTTCTGCAGGTGCTGTCGGAGGATTCGCGTCATCGCAATCTGCCGGTGATCGTCTCAGGCGTGCCATTGTCGCTCCATCCCTACGATCTGCCCAATCTCGAGGCAGGCGCGACGGACGCCGCGGGCACTGTCGCGATTGCAGCTCCGCTAATCCGGCAGAAGGCATTCGAGGCGCGGCTCGAACGAGCCTCGCGTTCGATCGAGGCCGGCGGCCTGCTCGATCCGCGCACTGGACTTCTCACCGAAACGGCCTTCAGTCGCGACCTGTCGCGCCTGATCGCGGACTCTCACGCACAGGGCGCAGGCCTCTCGGTCGCGAGCTTCACGCTCTCCACGAACAACGACCGTTCGCGGTTCGATGCTGCCCGCATCATCGGCCAATTGATGCGGCGTATGGATTTCGGAACACTGCAAAGTGACGGAACCATTGTCGTCGTGTTTGCAGGAACCAGCAGCATCGATGGCCGTTCCATCGCGCGCCGTCTCGCCAGCGTCCTCAAGCAAACCGTTGTCGGACCGAAGCCGAACGGCAAGCTGACATCCGACGTCGCCGTGACTTCACTTCTGCCGAATGATTCCGAATCGTCGCTGCTCGCGCGTCTGCATTTGTCCGAGGCACAAGCCGCGTCATAG
- a CDS encoding class I adenylate-forming enzyme family protein, which produces MPDRSPTLYDLFSRTAERTPDALALCDPPNKRRITGEDPVELTYAQAEVAVASLSSQFIRAGLPAGSIVAVQLPNTVEFPLTLLAAWRAGLVVALLPQLWRQAELAEALNRVGARAIITSGRIELIDHADLAMNAAAEAFSIRHVMGFGETLPDGMTPLDWRQRESFAPNLSINARKAAIASFDITRSGMIAVPRSHVNLIAGGLAIYMESALPSAAQIVSTALLSSFAGLTSSIVLWLLSGGSLHLHHPFDPQVLADQIRAGNCDTLIAPAELALRMSESSAIDAQPSLRHVIGLWRTPERVAASPDWKAKSAALTDVYLFAEMGLFALNRQNDGAAAPVTLTHHDAARAGELLLTPKGTLGLRGPMVTLAAYRPLPKADASLMTAEPSVDYVDTGYPAKREGQNGQITLTGTPAGIANVGGYRFREDDLEQWARRLAPGTVMMALPDPMNGFRLAGRSSENARARGALAELGLNPLMTEAFRQRERQA; this is translated from the coding sequence ATGCCGGACAGGTCCCCGACGCTGTACGACCTGTTCTCGCGCACGGCTGAACGCACGCCGGATGCACTCGCGCTGTGCGATCCGCCGAACAAGCGCCGTATCACCGGAGAAGACCCGGTCGAACTGACTTACGCGCAAGCCGAAGTCGCCGTCGCCTCGCTATCCTCTCAGTTCATCCGTGCGGGCCTTCCGGCCGGCTCCATCGTCGCGGTGCAACTGCCGAATACCGTCGAATTTCCGCTGACGCTGCTTGCTGCATGGCGGGCGGGCCTCGTAGTGGCGCTGCTGCCGCAACTCTGGCGGCAGGCGGAGCTTGCCGAGGCTCTGAATCGCGTTGGCGCGCGCGCCATCATCACTTCGGGACGCATCGAACTGATTGACCATGCCGACCTTGCGATGAACGCCGCCGCCGAGGCGTTTTCGATCCGGCACGTGATGGGTTTCGGCGAAACGCTGCCCGACGGCATGACACCGCTCGACTGGCGACAACGTGAATCCTTCGCGCCCAATCTGTCGATCAACGCGCGCAAGGCCGCCATCGCGTCGTTTGACATCACCCGGAGCGGCATGATCGCGGTGCCGCGCAGCCACGTGAACCTGATCGCGGGCGGGCTTGCCATCTACATGGAAAGCGCCTTGCCATCCGCAGCGCAGATCGTCTCGACGGCGCTGCTCTCCTCGTTTGCCGGGCTCACGTCCTCCATCGTGCTGTGGCTGTTGAGCGGCGGGTCGCTGCACCTGCACCATCCTTTCGATCCGCAGGTGCTGGCTGACCAGATCCGCGCGGGTAATTGCGATACGCTGATCGCGCCCGCCGAACTCGCATTGCGGATGTCGGAATCCTCCGCCATCGACGCGCAGCCGTCGCTGCGTCATGTCATCGGACTCTGGCGGACGCCGGAGCGCGTCGCGGCAAGTCCGGACTGGAAAGCCAAATCGGCAGCGCTTACGGATGTCTATCTGTTCGCGGAAATGGGGCTGTTCGCGCTCAACCGTCAGAACGACGGCGCAGCCGCTCCGGTGACGCTCACCCATCATGACGCCGCCCGCGCTGGCGAACTACTGCTTACGCCGAAAGGCACGCTCGGCCTGCGCGGACCGATGGTGACGCTCGCGGCCTATCGTCCACTGCCAAAGGCCGATGCGTCCTTGATGACGGCCGAACCCAGCGTCGATTATGTCGACACCGGCTATCCCGCCAAGCGCGAAGGCCAGAACGGTCAGATTACGCTGACCGGAACGCCAGCAGGCATCGCCAATGTCGGAGGCTATCGCTTCCGAGAGGACGATCTCGAGCAATGGGCGCGCAGGCTAGCCCCCGGAACGGTGATGATGGCCTTGCCCGATCCGATGAACGGCTTCCGCCTCGCCGGACGCTCCAGCGAGAACGCACGCGCCCGTGGCGCTCTGGCGGAACTGGGGCTTAACCCGCTGATGACGGAAGCTTTCCGCCAGCGTGAGCGACAAGCGTAA
- a CDS encoding extracellular solute-binding protein: MKALALQRLMLALAVALGAVLAGTAGRAEPSPSIAMHGKPALPNDFKNLAYANPNAPKGGRLTWGLLGTFDSLNPFIVRGIAVQQIRGYVVESLMARNNDEPFSLYGLLADRIDTDDARSYVAFHINPAARFSNGTQVTAQDVLFSWQLMRDHGRPNHRLYYSKVKDARALNAQTVRFDFGGEADRELPLILGLMPVFSQKAVNVDTFEDTSMSAPLGSGPYRVTDVRPGASVTLTRNPDYWGRDLPVNRGLWNFDEVRLDFYREANGAFEAFKRGLYDFRVETEPLRWHEGYDFPAARAGEVIRDTIRTGTPRPSEFLVFNTRRAVFADIRVRQALTLLFDFEWINRNYFFGLYSRSPSYFAGSELSAESRPASAREKQLLAPYAASIPPDIMDGRYHLPVSDGSGRDRTTLRAAITLLEQAGYEFKGTHLRDRKTGEPLTFEILVSTRDQERIALAYARDLKRAGIEVSVRVVDAVQFDQRRLAYDFDMIQNRWDQSLSPGNEQAFYWGSQAADTPGTRNYMGARDPAIDATINAMLEARDRPDFVYAVRALDRVLMSGAYAIPLYNAPAQWIARWNRIKSPPRAALSGYLPETWWFNSQKQTP, encoded by the coding sequence ATGAAAGCCCTCGCGCTTCAACGCCTGATGTTGGCGCTTGCCGTCGCTCTTGGAGCGGTGCTCGCGGGCACGGCCGGGCGCGCTGAACCATCGCCCTCGATTGCGATGCACGGCAAGCCGGCGCTGCCAAACGACTTTAAGAACCTTGCCTATGCCAATCCAAATGCTCCGAAAGGCGGTCGCCTGACCTGGGGGCTGCTCGGGACCTTCGATAGCTTGAACCCGTTCATCGTCAGGGGCATCGCGGTGCAGCAAATCCGCGGCTACGTGGTCGAAAGCCTGATGGCGCGCAACAACGACGAGCCGTTCTCGCTCTACGGCTTGCTCGCCGACCGCATCGATACCGATGACGCCCGCAGCTATGTCGCCTTCCACATCAACCCGGCCGCGCGGTTCTCGAACGGCACCCAGGTTACTGCGCAGGATGTGCTGTTCTCCTGGCAATTGATGCGCGATCACGGCCGCCCCAACCACCGGCTCTACTATTCCAAGGTGAAGGATGCGCGGGCGCTCAACGCGCAGACCGTCCGTTTCGATTTCGGCGGTGAGGCCGACCGCGAGCTGCCCCTGATCCTCGGCCTGATGCCGGTGTTCTCGCAAAAGGCCGTCAATGTGGACACCTTCGAGGACACCTCGATGAGTGCCCCGCTCGGCTCCGGTCCCTACCGCGTCACCGATGTCCGGCCCGGCGCGAGTGTCACCCTGACCCGCAACCCGGACTATTGGGGCCGCGACCTGCCGGTGAACCGGGGCCTGTGGAATTTCGACGAGGTGCGGCTCGACTTCTACCGCGAGGCCAACGGCGCTTTCGAAGCCTTCAAGCGCGGGCTGTACGATTTCCGCGTCGAGACCGAGCCGCTGCGCTGGCACGAGGGTTACGACTTCCCGGCCGCCCGCGCTGGTGAGGTGATCCGCGACACGATCAGGACCGGCACGCCGCGTCCGTCGGAATTTCTGGTGTTCAACACACGCCGTGCAGTATTCGCCGACATTCGGGTCCGGCAGGCGCTGACGCTGCTGTTCGATTTCGAATGGATCAACCGCAATTACTTCTTTGGCCTGTACAGCCGCTCGCCGAGCTATTTCGCGGGTTCGGAATTGTCGGCGGAAAGCCGTCCCGCTTCCGCCCGCGAAAAGCAATTGCTCGCGCCCTACGCCGCAAGCATCCCGCCCGATATCATGGACGGCCGCTACCATCTGCCGGTGAGCGACGGCTCCGGGCGCGACCGCACGACGCTGCGCGCCGCGATCACGCTGCTGGAGCAGGCCGGTTATGAGTTCAAGGGCACGCACCTGCGTGACCGCAAAACCGGCGAACCGCTGACGTTCGAAATCCTGGTCAGCACCCGCGATCAGGAGCGGATCGCGCTCGCCTACGCCCGCGACCTCAAACGCGCCGGCATAGAAGTGTCTGTCCGGGTGGTCGATGCCGTGCAATTTGACCAGCGCCGCCTCGCCTACGATTTCGACATGATCCAGAACCGCTGGGACCAATCGCTGTCGCCCGGCAACGAGCAGGCCTTCTATTGGGGCTCGCAGGCCGCCGATACCCCCGGCACCCGAAATTACATGGGCGCTCGCGACCCGGCGATCGACGCAACCATCAACGCCATGCTGGAGGCCCGGGATCGTCCCGATTTCGTCTATGCGGTCCGCGCGCTCGACCGCGTCCTAATGTCCGGGGCCTATGCGATTCCGTTGTACAACGCGCCGGCGCAATGGATCGCGCGCTGGAATCGTATAAAATCCCCTCCCCGTGCTGCGCTTTCCGGCTATCTTCCGGAGACGTGGTGGTTCAACTCGCAGAAACAGACTCCGTGA
- a CDS encoding invasion associated locus B family protein, with amino-acid sequence MNFRNLAAQAAPRGRRFAAAFLAAAAMIALPVADASAQAQQPPAKGKAAPKAAPKAAPAQPQQPAQGQQQAPEQQVQLIYGQWTKFCLKGQDANAKQVCFTGKDGRIESGQPVIAAVIIEPEGEPKKILRVTLPLGMQLAYGTRIVVDSNPPLQSPYVICFANGCMSDYEVTPDLLNHMKKGQNLVVQAINSNGAPLTLPLPLAEFAKAYDGPPTDPKVFEENQKKLQDELQKRAAEARQRLESQTNTTPPANK; translated from the coding sequence ATGAATTTCCGGAACTTGGCCGCGCAGGCCGCGCCGCGCGGACGGAGGTTCGCCGCAGCATTTTTGGCCGCCGCGGCCATGATCGCCCTGCCGGTGGCCGATGCAAGTGCTCAGGCCCAGCAGCCGCCCGCAAAGGGCAAGGCCGCGCCGAAAGCAGCTCCGAAGGCCGCCCCCGCCCAGCCGCAGCAGCCTGCGCAAGGTCAGCAGCAGGCGCCCGAGCAGCAGGTGCAGCTCATTTACGGTCAGTGGACTAAGTTCTGTCTCAAGGGTCAGGATGCCAACGCCAAGCAGGTGTGTTTCACCGGCAAGGACGGCCGCATCGAATCCGGCCAGCCTGTGATCGCCGCGGTCATTATCGAGCCGGAAGGTGAGCCTAAGAAGATCCTGCGCGTGACGCTGCCGCTTGGCATGCAGCTCGCCTACGGCACCCGCATCGTCGTCGACAGCAACCCGCCGCTGCAGAGCCCCTACGTGATCTGCTTTGCCAACGGCTGTATGTCCGATTACGAGGTCACCCCCGATCTTCTGAACCACATGAAGAAGGGCCAGAACCTCGTCGTGCAGGCGATCAACTCCAACGGTGCGCCGCTGACGCTGCCGCTTCCGCTGGCCGAATTCGCCAAGGCCTATGACGGTCCTCCGACCGACCCGAAGGTGTTCGAGGAGAACCAGAAGAAGCTGCAGGACGAGTTGCAGAAGCGCGCGGCGGAAGCCCGCCAGCGCCTCGAGAGCCAGACCAACACGACCCCGCCGGCCAACAAGTAA